In Candidatus Eremiobacterota bacterium, the genomic window CACAAAGGCTACTTCCTTGGGTGCCCGCGTCTGCGCGGCATGGTGTTCTCCATCATCCCCTCGGCTGAAAGCCGCCGTATCGCCCTGATGACCGGCACCGTCGATATCAGCAACCTCTCCACCGAGGACCTGAGGGCCGTGAAGGATATGAAGAATATCACCCTGTACCAATGGGAGCAGTTCGTCTATTACTACGTGGGATTTGACCTCACCAAGGAGATCTTCCAGGACGTAAAGGTGAGAAAAGCCATTAATTACGCCATAGACAAGGAGAAGATAGTGAAAGCCGTTCTCCAGGGCACGGGGAGGGCAGCGACAGGCCCCATCCCTCTTCCCTCATGGGCCTATTCCGACAGGGTGGAGCGCTACGGATACGACCCCGCAAAAGCAGGGAGGCTCCTTGACGAGGCGGGATGGAAAAAGGGAAAGGACGGCATTCGCTCCCGTGAGGGCATGAAGCTGGAATTCAAGCTATATTACCCTTCGGGGAACCCTCTTTGCGAGAAAGCAGCGGTCTTCATCCAGGCCTTCCTTCATGACGCCGGCATCAAGGCCGATCTCCGCGCCACCGAGTTCTCCGCCCTCATCAACCTCTGCAACCCCGGCCAGTTTGACGCTGTCATCCTGGACTGGGTGGAGAACTTCGACCCTGACTGCTACACCGAGTGGCACTCCTCCCAGATGGGCGACAAGGGGATGAACTTCATGAGCTATTCCAATCCTTCAGTGGACAAGGTGCTGGAAGAGGCAAGGAAGACGGCGGACCAGGCAAGGAGAAAAGAGCTCTACAGGCAGTTCCAGGAAAAGATTGTGGAAGACGCCCCATACGTGTTTCTCTGGAACCCTTACGGGATAGTGGCTGTCAGCAACAGGGTGAGAGGCCTTACAGAGCCCGGCCCGGCAGGGTATCTCATTGACCCGGAAAAAGTGTACATCACCGTTGAATAGACCGCTGCGGATCAGGCGAAGCGCTGGAAGCTCCACCAGTGAAACTGCAGCGCCCCCGTGTAGTTGAGCTTCCAGTAGTCCCAGTCGTGGTGTCCCGGGTTTTCGTAATGCTCCACGTAGAAGCCTAGCTGGCCGAGGGTGAAGGCCATGTCCCTCACCGAGTCCTTGAGGCTGTCGCTCTGGCCGCATGAGAGGAAGAACCGCACGTCATTCCTTCTCAGGTATTCCTGGTTCTCACGGATGAGCTCGTAGGAAAACTCTGTGAAATATGCGCTCATGGCGCCGACGGAGCTGTACCTGTCGTGGTAGAGCGCACCGAGGTAGAAGGCGTTATAGCCTCCCGTAGCAATCCCGTCTATCCCCCTGTGAAACTTGGAGGGGATGGTGCGGAACTCAAAGTCGATGTGGCCCAGGAGGTTCTGGGCAATGGCGCTGCCGTAGCGGTGGTCACCCTTGAAGAGATCACCGTTCTCCCTGGCCATCACCACGATGAACTCCCCGATAAGACCCTCATGAATAAGGGCATCCATTATGCCGTTTAGAGAAGCCTTCTCAAGCCAGGCCCACTCCCAGTCCTGGGCCCCGTGCATGAGGTAGAGGGTGCTGTGCCTTTTCGGAGTATAAAAATAATAAGGAGGAAGGTAGATGAGGTATCCCCTGTCGGTCCCCAGAGCGGGGCAGTAGAAGGTGAAGTGGTGGAGGCTCCCCTTCTCGGCGCCCACATGGATGATGGATTTCATGCCGCCGAACCCGTCATCGCCTGACAGGGCGTTATGAGGATCGCGGAACCACTCACCGTCGGCGTGAAACTTGTATCCGTAATCTCCCGGGGGAAGGGGTGCCGTCCTCAGCTCCCAGCCCTCCTCCACCTTGTAGAGGGGCCAGCCGGGCTCTTCCCACCCGTTGAAATCCCCCGACACGTGGACCTTTTCCTTGTCAGGATATGGGAAGAAAAAAGTGATGGCGTTGTCGCCCTGGGGACATGTATAGCGCATGGCCTCTCCTTCTGCCTGCCGGGGCTTCCGCCTGCGGAAACAGGCCGCCTCAGGCATTATGAATATGCCATCTTTTCTCTGGAACGTGCCCCTCTTCCTGCCCCCCGTAAAAAAGGGACCGGGCCCCGGGGCGCTGAATTCATCAGGAGGGAAAACTCACTTGAAGGAGCGCTCCATGAACTGCTGGCACTGTGAAAGACCGGCCCACGGCGTGTGCGTGTTCTACGGGAGGGCCGTATGCAGGGACCACATAAAGACTATGCCCTTTCTCCTCTCAATATACCGCCATAATGACACGAAGCTCCGCGCCATCGCCGTTGACGACACCCTCCACTGCGGGGTCTGCAGGCCCAGGGAGACGCCGCTCCTGATGGAAGAGCTTGACGGGGACTGACACCATGGAGGGAAGGAAATCCTCAAAGAATACCCTTAACGACCTCACGGGAAAGCAGTGGATCACCTTTACGCGGTCATGGTTCATCCATAATCCCCCGCCGCGCTCGCCTAAACAGATCACCCATCCTGCCAAGTTCCCCGAGGGGATGATCAGGGAGTTCATTGAGTTCTTCACCAAGAAAGGCGAGCTCGTCCTCGATCCCTTCATGGGCGTGGGATCGACCCTCATAGCAGCTTCGCTGGCAGGGAGGAAATCTGCCGGATTTGAGCTCAACAGCACCTATTACTCCATAGCGATGGACCATGCTCCCGAAAAAAGCATACTTGTCAATGGCGATGCACGCACTATCGCTCAGATCTGGAAAAAGCGCTCTCTCCCCCCGGCGGACTTCGCCATCACCTCTCCCCCTTACTGGGACATGCTTGCCCACAGCAGGGGAAATGTCTTCAGCACCCAGAAGAGACGCAAGGCACAAGGCCTTGACACAGTCTATTCCCGCGACGACAGCAACGACCTTGGCAATATCGGCGATTATCAGCAGTTCCTCGACGAGCTCACCATGATTTTCAAGGGAGTGCGGAAGGTTCTCGCACACGGCAGGTATCTCGTTATCATCCTGCAGAATCTCCGGTCACCCCAGGGAAAGATGATCCCCCTCGCCTGGGACCTCACCGCGCGCCTTGAGGATCTGTTCACCTTCAAGGGGGAAAGGATCTGGTGCCAGGACAACAAGAGGCTGGGAATCTGGGGATATCCCCGTGAGTTTGTGACGAACGTGCACCACCATTACTGCCTTATCTTCAAGAAGGAAAAGCGGTAGGAATCATTTCCCGAAGCGGCGAATATCTTCTCACATTTCCCATGGCGGGCAGAATCACAGAAGACAGAAGGCCTGCCAGTCCTGCATAAGCCTCAAGTCCATAGAATAATTCCCTGAGGGAAGACAGGAGAGACCGCATGGCAAAGGTTTTAAAGATCACCGATATATACAAGTGCATAGGGTGCTTCTGCTGTATGGAAGCCTGTGCGAGGCAGTGGTATAAAAGCCTCTCCCTCCACAGGTCGGCCATCCAGATAAAGACGGCAGGGGGCATCAAGAACCAGATGTTCGCTGTCATCTGCCAGGGGTGCAGCGATCCTCCCTGCGCCCTCTCGTGCCCCACGGGAGCCCTCGTGCCCCGCAAAGGGGGCGGTGTCATATACATGAAAAAGAAATGCACCGGATGCAGGCGCTGCGAAGCATCATGCCCCGTTCACGCCATCGGCTTCGACGAGTCGCTGAACGAGATTGTCGTATGCCGTCACTGCGGCTACTGTGTGCAGTTCTGCCCTCACAACGTCATTGCCATGGGGGAGGTATAGCTTATGTTCAATGAGAAGACCCTGAGCATTCTCCAGATAGATCTTGAGAAAAAGCGCTTCTCAATCGCTATGAGAGAGGACCTCTATGACGACTATCTTGGCGGCACAGGCCTTGCCACCAAGCTCCTGGAAGAGAACGTGGCGGCCTCGGCAGATCCTCTTGACCCGGCACAGCCCGTCATTTTCGCCATAGGCCCCCTCACGTTCATGTTCCCCATGGTCACCAAGACCGTGGCGATGTTCAAATCGCCCCTTACGGGCGAGCTTGGCGAGACCCACGCGGGCCTCCGCATGGCAATGACCATGAGAATGGCCGGTTATGACGCCATAGTGATCAGGGGCAAAAGCCCGCGTCCCGTGTATCTCTCCATCACGGGACGCGAGGTGCAGTTCAGGGAGGCTGAGCCCTTCTGGGGCATGGACGTTGACACCGCAGGCCTCTACATGCGGCAGGCAGTATCGGGAGGCGGCAAGAGGAGCATCATCAGGATAGGCCCGGCGGGAGAGAAGCTTGTGGGCTATTCCTGCGTGACAGTCGATGACTTCAGGCATTTCGGGAGGCTAGGCCTCGGAAGCCTCATGGGAAGCAAGCTCCTCAAGGGCTTCGTCATATCAGCCGACAAGAGCTACGGCTTTCCCGACATAAACGGGTATAAAGCCCTTTACGAAGAGATATACAAGAAGTGCACCGAGACGCAGATGCTCCAGAAATACCATGATCTGGGCACTCCGGAGAATGTGATCCCCCTCAACGTCATAGGGGCCCTCCCCACGAGGAACCTCCTCTCCGGCCATTTTGACGACGCAAAATCCATCAGCGGGGAATCCTTTGCCGAGGAGGTCCTCGCGAAAAAGCTCTCATGCTCGGGGTGCCCCGTGGGCTGCATCCATATCGC contains:
- a CDS encoding peptide-binding protein, with amino-acid sequence MELSFIRIPQASRRSFSMVLFLLVLFACALLSGCRRPALPHDILFVALRSDPMYLNPVIASEMSSMTVNSLVFNTLVKYNEKMEIVPDLAESWESSPDGTRWTFRLREGVTWHDGAPFTSEDVRFTFEKLYEPSTNTFNRGLFQVDGKDPVVEAPDSRTIKFTLPAPFSPFFANLTQMGIVPAHVLKGQDINRCAFNWHPVGTGPFRFKEWRSSERIYLEAHKGYFLGCPRLRGMVFSIIPSAESRRIALMTGTVDISNLSTEDLRAVKDMKNITLYQWEQFVYYYVGFDLTKEIFQDVKVRKAINYAIDKEKIVKAVLQGTGRAATGPIPLPSWAYSDRVERYGYDPAKAGRLLDEAGWKKGKDGIRSREGMKLEFKLYYPSGNPLCEKAAVFIQAFLHDAGIKADLRATEFSALINLCNPGQFDAVILDWVENFDPDCYTEWHSSQMGDKGMNFMSYSNPSVDKVLEEARKTADQARRKELYRQFQEKIVEDAPYVFLWNPYGIVAVSNRVRGLTEPGPAGYLIDPEKVYITVE
- a CDS encoding alpha/beta hydrolase-fold protein; protein product: MRYTCPQGDNAITFFFPYPDKEKVHVSGDFNGWEEPGWPLYKVEEGWELRTAPLPPGDYGYKFHADGEWFRDPHNALSGDDGFGGMKSIIHVGAEKGSLHHFTFYCPALGTDRGYLIYLPPYYFYTPKRHSTLYLMHGAQDWEWAWLEKASLNGIMDALIHEGLIGEFIVVMARENGDLFKGDHRYGSAIAQNLLGHIDFEFRTIPSKFHRGIDGIATGGYNAFYLGALYHDRYSSVGAMSAYFTEFSYELIRENQEYLRRNDVRFFLSCGQSDSLKDSVRDMAFTLGQLGFYVEHYENPGHHDWDYWKLNYTGALQFHWWSFQRFA
- a CDS encoding site-specific DNA-methyltransferase — protein: MEGRKSSKNTLNDLTGKQWITFTRSWFIHNPPPRSPKQITHPAKFPEGMIREFIEFFTKKGELVLDPFMGVGSTLIAASLAGRKSAGFELNSTYYSIAMDHAPEKSILVNGDARTIAQIWKKRSLPPADFAITSPPYWDMLAHSRGNVFSTQKRRKAQGLDTVYSRDDSNDLGNIGDYQQFLDELTMIFKGVRKVLAHGRYLVIILQNLRSPQGKMIPLAWDLTARLEDLFTFKGERIWCQDNKRLGIWGYPREFVTNVHHHYCLIFKKEKR
- a CDS encoding 4Fe-4S dicluster domain-containing protein is translated as MAKVLKITDIYKCIGCFCCMEACARQWYKSLSLHRSAIQIKTAGGIKNQMFAVICQGCSDPPCALSCPTGALVPRKGGGVIYMKKKCTGCRRCEASCPVHAIGFDESLNEIVVCRHCGYCVQFCPHNVIAMGEV
- a CDS encoding aldehyde ferredoxin oxidoreductase N-terminal domain-containing protein, which produces MFNEKTLSILQIDLEKKRFSIAMREDLYDDYLGGTGLATKLLEENVAASADPLDPAQPVIFAIGPLTFMFPMVTKTVAMFKSPLTGELGETHAGLRMAMTMRMAGYDAIVIRGKSPRPVYLSITGREVQFREAEPFWGMDVDTAGLYMRQAVSGGGKRSIIRIGPAGEKLVGYSCVTVDDFRHFGRLGLGSLMGSKLLKGFVISADKSYGFPDINGYKALYEEIYKKCTETQMLQKYHDLGTPENVIPLNVIGALPTRNLLSGHFDDAKSISGESFAEEVLAKKLSCSGCPVGCIHIASLRHMFSSEHEFETVSVCYDFELIFALGSLLGIADKKGILLLIFGIEQLGLDAMMTGVVLAWLTEGIQTGVLKEEDVMARPSFGDTDEYIKILSMLVSQPNDFYKSLAANPEKCADHYGGREFLLTLKGNGMAGYHTGYAHLFGQTTGSRHSHLDNAGYSIDQQKQTYSPAEMVEKIIKEEKERCLLTSLVICLFGRKFYDLDLVVRAFKSIGIEKTREELLAIGERIYHKRIELKKSFGYDFHNLNIPERFFQTESARGKLEKKVIEEMNGIYLQKIGIS